TTTGAGGATGTGTTGAACTATCAACTACACATTTTTGTTAagtcttaatttctttaaaaataatatctaaGATATAAAGGCAGAATTCTTCTGTTATTGATTAAAGCAAGACACGCGCTCAAGAAAGCTGAAAGAGCAAAGCTATTTCCCGAAACAACCTCAGAGCTTTTCAGGACTAGGCCTTTACTTTAAAGGCAGCAATTTCTGAACAGAAGCAAATGGGTCACTCCCTCTCTTGTGCCCTCACATGCCTACTCTGGAATAGCCAAACGCAGGACAAATTCAGAGGGGTACCACAGTATTCCAGCTGCTACTCCTCACCCACCTCTTCAGAACCTTAGCGCTGATGAGCCTTCAGCAAGGACTTAACTCAGTTCTTCCGTACTCAGTCACAGTTGGGGAGGAGGAATGCCCTTCCCTTGGGAGGGATGCaactgaaatgtaaaattcaAACTCTCTGCTGCAAAGGATCCTTACGTGGCTTCTTAGTACTCAAACTGTCTCTAGTCTGGCGTCAGCCATAAACTGTGACTAGAAACACTCTCGAGGTTGCCAACCATACCGACACTGTAAAAGCATGTCATGATCCAAGCCAAATCCTCTTCTAGCCTACAGGATTTGTGAGGATTAATGGGGATAGCATACAACTCAGCTACATAGGCTTGGTTTGCTGGAGAACCCTAATGAGGGATAATTAAGAGCTCCtggccctccccaccccacagtGTACAGAGATTCTTATAAACCTTTTCTGGTTTCACTTACAAAGGCTCTGTGCCGTTGTCTCTAACGAAGGTAGCACGCCAGTTTACACTGACACAAAGCAACTTCAGAAGCAAGCCTCACAAAACAGATTCTTAAACAAATGATAAGACAAATTTCCTAACAACTGCTACTCATAGTTTGTAAATCCCTCAAAGTCCTAAAACTTTATGTTAGAGATGTTCCTGGACATGAACAGTATGTGGTATGTAGATATTATTACCTATATATGTATGTTCAAATCCCTTTTTGTAGGACAGAGGATTTATATTGCTTTGGTTTTAACCTATAGCAGCGTGGGTAACTGACACCATCTGTTCAGTTCTTAGTGAGCGAGAAGCATAAACTTATGAACGGATCTTGGTAGATGGTTACTGGATGTTGCTGAAAGGTACTGGAATAAAGCCCATGTGTACATGGGGGAAGAGATAACATCCTCATGAACAGACAACTTACCCTCCAGAGGATTCAGTGAAAGGATAGTTCCAGTGTCTTTCTAGGTGAGTAGAACAGTACGGTCCATGAGACAAGCCCAGTGCTGAAATGATGATACAGTATCCAGAACCAAGGATCCCAACACAGGCTGCGAGAACCGAGGACAGCAACTGCACAGCAAACATAGACATGAACTCTCAGCACAGCCATCACCTTGTCTTTGGGATTATCTGGGACCGGAGCGTAAAGGCTCACTTACCACACAGCTTTTCCCACAGCTCTCATGGCCAAAGCACCCACAGCAGTCATCATTGTGAAGGCCAATGAATACTGCAGCTGGAATGAGTACCTAGGTACAGAGCAAACAAACCACGCTGTTATATTTTGTTGCACAGACAGGGCAGATAGAACACAGTCCTCACATCATGTTCATTTACATTGCTTATTGGAAGGGGAGCAGCCTGTATAGATTATTCAGATTATTCAGTTTACTCCTATTTAACACAGTAGGCATCTCACTACTGACCCCAGTAGCGCCAACACCAGCGCAGCCATATTTCCATTTCCACTTTGTGTATACACATCACTTAAGCGCATAAAGAGCCTGTTGATGAAGAGCCTGCTGTGTTATTGCTGCAATTTAAAGTACTTCAGCTTTATAAGTTGTTGTTCACATTAACGGCTGTATCttgcaaataaaatgctttgcaaaaaaatgcattcacttTCTGCCAAATGAGGACTACAAGATAAGTCTCTCATAAttactttgttaaaaaaaacaactactgCCAACATGTTAGTTACTGAGAAGTAGTCATCACGGCCTGTGTGACAAACCAGTTTGACTAGAGTAGAAAGTCTAGGAATATTTTGCCCAGTTCAGGCAAACATCTCATTACAGACATCTAGCTTTTTCCAGGTTTTCACAACCTGGTGACAGAAATGCGAAGTAACAAAGCAGAAGCTATCTGTAAGACACATAAATCATCCTTACTCCAGAGCTTTTAGCACAAAATCAAGAAGGAGCAGAGCTGATTAAACAGAACATCCTCCCCACCAGCACTAACAGGACTTAGTAATACTTTGCCCTTATAAAGACTCTACACTCAGGAGTGCCTCAGAAAATCATAAGAAAGAGCAAAGTGTTACCTGCAAGCTGCGCAGGTTTACTTGACAAGACACTAAAATAAAACCGACCCAGCCGAACAGTCACACGCTTGCCAGCCCTTACTCAAACCTATTGCTGAGCCCCAGTGCTGCAGGTCCAGAAGAGGTTGTACAAGGGCATCCCAGGAGCAGTTCACTGATTTCACTTGCATTATTCTGTTTGTAAAGCTCAGTCTTTGCAAATCCCAGTCTAGGTTCCAGTGGGGCTGTAACACAGCTGTAAGCACCTCTCACAAGTTGGAGGGCCTTACCATGCAATCGTTTTCAACCTGTGGTTTGCAGACACCTTGAGATCTGTAGCCTATTTCTAAGAggacttttaaaagcaaatgaaaaaggaagccTGGAGTCAGGGAACTTAAATATGCTACAATGTGGTCCAGAAAATTgaaaaggtagaaaataatATCTTCAGATTAACAATGTCCAAAATGACCACACAATTCTCCACCCTTTGCTGTTACTCGAATGCAAAGCTTTGATAACTGCCACTCGATTCCTCTGCATAAAGAGCTCAGGCAGAGAAATGACTGTCAGCATCTCAGGTAACAGAAATTAAGGAACTGTAACTAACTGCTAGTTACCTAGGGACATTCAAAAGGTGAATAGGTCAATAATatcacaaaaatgaaagattcAACCCTTTATGCAAATCATGACCCGCTGAGAAGCTTGGTTGCAGTTTTGCATTTGGATTCTGTGACCTAGACCCTATGATTTTCTCAGCTCTAAAGTGACATAATGTTGCAGATAAGATAACCAACAGTAATTAATAATACCTGTGGTGTTACATAGCTAATTTCTTTTGATACAACTCCAGAGATTCCTGCTGACGAGATATTTGATCAACAAATTAACGTAACTGGTAAAGAAACAGTAATACCAAGTAGCTCCAAATCAAACCTCAAAGCAGCGACTAGCTCATTACTTACCAAAAAGCCTCCACCCAGAATGCCATGAAGGCACTCCACGTATTTGCCGAGACGATGCTCTGAAGCGAATCTTGTTTCACCATtgggaaaataaagtaaaatgttGGCTACGATGCTGAGCAAGGCAAGGACGAGCAACTTATAGCCCACACATCTAGGACGCCTTCCAAAACACATGTCCTCAGCTTTACAAATCCTTCTTTCACTAGTCCAATCCAACCTCTCTCATACCTGTCCACACTTAAAAGAAGACCAGCCTTTATTCTCACCTCCTTAAATACTCAGGGTTACCTACTGCCTGGATGACGTTTACACCTCTTAATAACTACCATTGCCAATTGCAGAGTGAGGGAACAGGCATGGCAGAATGCCACCActctttttaaatgcaataatTATTGACAGACCAAATGCAATCAAGGAAATATTGGGTAATTTCACTCTAATATATGTTGCTTGGAATGATCACCAGTGAACATGATTGGACATGAACAACAGGCTTAAACCACAACACAAGTTCTGTTaggaactgaaggaaaaaggttttgttttcttggttaGAAGCAGCTTTGAATTTTAGGTTTATAGACTGATTCAGAAAACCTGAAGCCAGGGAAAGACTCAGCTGACTTCAACAGTATTGAGTCAGAGTTTTGGGTATAAACAAACAAGGTCTACAGCAATGAGGAGTATGTAGAGCAACATCTCGCATTGCTATCCTGTTGATGGAATAAGAGCAAACCTCATTAGGAGCTTGGAGAACAAATAAAATGGACAGGTAGGCTTCTAAGGAGTGTCCTTGTTCTTGCCATTATAAGATGTGCTGAATTTAGATTAACAGCCGTTTGTTAAAGCTAAACCAAGCAAACACCggtgaaaaaaagaggattatAAAATACAGTCCTTGCACTGAAATTTCATGTatagaaacacaaaaaagaaaaaccccaaacagaaaAGTGTATTGTATCAGGGGTTTCCAAACCGTGTTACATGTACCAGTAACATTAATTTGCATAGTGAATGAAGACACAAAGTGACCTGGAAGAATTAAGATCTAGCTCGCTCTCTTTTCCCTCATGGAAATTTTGCTAAAATAGCCCAAAGCTTCCTTCTTCACATACACACGGCTCAACACAGGCACGAGCTGCGATGCCCACTACTATCACCCGACAGAAGACAGCCAAGAAATGCAGGGGCCCAGCCTAGATTcaggaggtgctgctgctgccgtcATTGTAATGCAATGGAGCTCTCACTGCAAAAACAGCAGCTAGACAAACCGAGGCTGGGATGTACAGGATATTAGAAGACTGTAGTGAGACTTTTCCAATTATTATGGGGAAAAACACTCATTCGGATTTTTGGGTTGGGgggtgtgtttaaaaaaaaaaaccaaaacaaaaccaaacaaaaaaacagctaaATAACACTGCAAACAGAAGTCCAAATCAAATCCACGGTATTCTTGCAAGCGATGTGAGCAACACTTAAGCAACACACgcacaagaagaaaaggggagggggggggggcgcggaaAAAGAGAGCAGCCTTGTGCAGATGTGGTGTTGTGATGTAACTTCTCCGGGTATTGTAGCTGTTGACCTTGGAGATTTCCTTCATTATGAGAAATATCCTCCAATTGTAGAAACACAGGCCTACCATTATTGTGCACCTCACCTCTGATGACTCAACCAAGCATAAACATCATCCTGCAAGTTTCCTCTGCAGAAGGAGACGGCTGCTCAACTGAAAACTCCCTTTATTGTgttatgctaaaaaaaaaaaaataaaaaaaaaccaaaccactccCCCTGCAAACACCACCCAACACCCTCCCCCCTATACATATAGCCTCTGGGAAGCagatttaaaatctgttctatTTATAACCTGTATAATTGTCTTGTAAACACttgatctgaaataaaatttcatataATCAAGAACatgctatatttaaaataaattctgtacATTATCAAGCATAGGGGGCACTGCATGGGCCTTGCAGTCTGCAGTTACTAGCAAAAAACTCCTCCAAACAATACAACAGTAGTTCAGATCGCTCTCCTATATAATCATATAGGTTACAAAAATCTTAAGCTTGTTTACTTCTCACGCCTGTTTGCTTCATCAATCCTCATTTCACTGCTCGGCAAAGGGAGCAGTGGTGGATTTTTGAAACGCATCGTGGACACATCGGGTGTTAATGATGAACTGACCCACACACGAGCAGGAGCCAAACACAAGCTTCTCATCCACCTGAGGAACAGCAGGGCCcaaactgcagcctgtgacaTGCTCCAGCACCGTGAGAAGGCAGAGTTTACACTCGtgtaaacaaaaccagaaccaGGTTTTGAGTCTTTTATACAAGAACCACAGTGTTTGCACGTGAAGAGGTAAGATAACTGCTTACTCACTCACAGGTGCTTCCCCACAGCCCATGGGAAACTCCACTATTTCTCTCTCACAGGACTGTTCCTATAGCTCTGATGCTTGTCCTGGACAAAGAACACATATTAAAAGGCAATCAAACACCCAGTGCTATTAGAGACAATAAAAGTCTAATTCTAGGCTAAAGCCTAACTTTAGACTGCAGGTCTAGTCCTCAGCTCTGGCTGAGGAGCACCTACTGCAGTGTGGCGCAGGAAGGGCCAGACAACGAGAGGGGCGGTGAAGCAATGTTGATAGCACACTAAGGTCCAGCAGGTCGGACCATGTG
This DNA window, taken from Nyctibius grandis isolate bNycGra1 chromosome 8, bNycGra1.pri, whole genome shotgun sequence, encodes the following:
- the TM4SF1 gene encoding transmembrane 4 L6 family member 1, which codes for MCFGRRPRCVGYKLLVLALLSIVANILLYFPNGETRFASEHRLGKYVECLHGILGGGFLVLIPAAVFIGLHNDDCCGCFGHESCGKSCVLLSSVLAACVGILGSGYCIIISALGLSHGPYCSTHLERHWNYPFTESSGGYLFEYNKWSECREPQNIVQWNVTLFSILLILGAIEFILCFIQIVNGILGGLCGLCCSHEETYVC